From Triticum aestivum cultivar Chinese Spring chromosome 7B, IWGSC CS RefSeq v2.1, whole genome shotgun sequence:
GCCCTAACCCTGCGCGCTCCCGTAGGATCCAACCGGCCATCAAGCGGTGGCGCCATCGTAGATGCGGAGCTCTATAGCGACCTATAGGGAGAGCCTCTGCCGGCTCGCTGGCGAGGTCGATGACGCCACGGCAGACGAGATCCCCGCGCCGTGGCCATCTCGGCGCGGAGACCACGCCCCTACGCCTCCGTCGTCCGGGCGGCGGAGGCGGTACACCCGGCCGGACCCCGCCGAGCCGGACGAGGTAACGGGCCATTCCTTATTCTGCCCACGCACGTCTCGTCTCGTGTTAAAATGGTCCAAGGAGAGGCTCCCACCCACGAGACATGTTCTTGTTTGCCCGATGCTGTTCGTTCGCGAGTTTGAGTGCATATACTTGTTAGATATATAAATGGCCTAGCCCGCACACGCCTGATATTAGAAGGCAATTCGTGCTGATGACCCTTGCTATTTGACTACTTTGTGCGATGCTGTAGTTTTAGTCTGTCAACAGATACTTTCCTTGGAAGTTCACTCAATAAGGGAAATAAAATGGTTAGGCTAGTGGTTAGCTAAAGGTATTGGGAAGTGAACCACCTCTGAAGAGAAGGTATGCTCCAAATGAATTTGGTATGTGGTGATATGTTATTATGTTAACTGTGCATCTTAGTCTGACAATGTCTATCCGATGCAAGTGAAGTATATGTTGCTACCTATAAGTTTTTTAATAACAGGGCTTTTGTTAGATGTTATTGATGTTCCATCACTCTCCAAATGTTGGATCGCATAGCAAACTATTATTTGGTATGGTTGGTTGCATGATTTGGACTTGTTATGAACACATATTCGTGTTGTATTTCTATGCGGCTAACTGTGGAAGTAGAGCAGTATCAGTGCAGTGCCTCCTGATGCAATAGCATTTTTTTGCTGTAGATTTCTAAACTCAAGGAAGATATTGAAAAAATTCAAGCTTCTGAGGCTGAGATAAAGGCATTGTCCTTCAATTATGCTGCCATGTTGAAGGAaaaggaggtactccctccttccatctatatagggcctaatgcgtttttcaagaccgcctttgactattgataagattaataatacatgagatgtataatgtgaatattatatcattggaagctcctttcacgtacgaatttgacggtatgctttgtgtaacttgcatgtcatgcattattgctctaacacttggtcaaagttagcctcgaaaaacgcattaggccctatatagatggaaggagggagtatgcatGATTGgaaggtcccccccccccccccccccccccccccccacacacacacacacacaaaaaccctATTGCATACCTGTTTATCAGAATCAGATTGCTGATGCTGAAAACATTGTTTTTTAGATGCTAGACGCATGCATTGAGCTTCTTTGGCTTCTTAGTGCCAGTAAAACAGTTAATTCATTGAATGGTAAATTGGTGATGACATTTGAAAGCATACAACATATTTATCAACTCGGTGACAATATGGCTCACAATATTTCTGAGCATCCAGCGGTGTATATGTTATGACAGGAGCAACTGGTAAAACTTCGTGAAGAAAATGGCTCATTGAGAAGAAGTATGGAGAGCTCTAACTATAAGGCAGTCTCAGGCAATTCTAATGTAATCGAGTAATTTGATATCCACATCGTACTGATCACTTAGCATGCTGTATGCCATGTCACCAACTTCAGTTTTTATAGGGTACTTTGCAAAGATCACCTAGCAGAATGCAAAGGAACACAGATCAAGAAAAAACGTCGAGTGTCTTAAAACAGAATGGGTATGGTGGTGGTGCTTCACAGGTTATACAGAAAAATGGTCCTCACCCATTGCCAGTGCATTATAAGGTATAGCTATAAGCAGTGTCATCACGACATTATTAATCTATAAATTCATAACTTATATTGTGTTCACGCTTCACTCCTCTTTGGAAGTTATTGACAAGATGTGTTTTGTTCTATCATTACCTGTTAAGAACAGCACGCTGCAAGAAACAACTATTACTCTTTATTCAATGCATATTATGTTACAGGGAGATGCACTGGTGGAAGAAAGAGCATATTTTGCTTCTAAACAGGCTAGTCTTGAAAATGAAATTAAACAATTGAAACAGCAACTCTGGTGCTATTCAAACAAAGAAGATGAAACAACATGGAGGTTAGAAGGTATGTCAGTGTGAAACCTAAGCTGTTCCAACTTGAAGTAGTTTGCACAACATCTTGTATTTTTTTTTCTGTTGAAATATATTATTTCCCCTCAGATGAAAACAAGAGGAACGAATTTCTTCAGCAGCAGCTAAATGAACTGAAGGTCGGTAGAGAGATGGTAAGCTCATAGTCAATATAAATAGAAGAGAAATTGATACATTAATTATCTGCTCCTCGGGTCTGTATATGCTTCTCTAGCATTGGAATTCCTGTCCTGCATTTAGATGACAGATAGGACTCCGTGGTTATGTTTATCTGGTTACAAGATGTTGGACGCTTAGGCGACAAGGCGCCCTGGCAACGGCTTAGATTTTTACCCATCTTATGCGCCTAGGCGTCAAGGCGCTGGCTGCCTGCTGTAGGGTGCCTTACCGCCATAAGAACATTGCTGGCTATGTATGGAATAATGAACGTGCTGTATTTACACGTTCACAGGTAGCAACTACCATGGAAGAGTTACATAAGGAATTAAGTGAGAAGAAAGCAGAGTTGAGATGCCTGCAAGATGAGTTGAGTACAAGGGACAATGAGTGTGCATCAGATGGATCTCTTCAGAGCCTTCGAAGTATGGTGATGGCTCTACAGAAGGAGAATTCAGATTTGAAGGTCTAAATTAATGTAGCAATTGCGTAAATGTTTAAGTAATGCGTAAAAGCGATTATATATTTACTGCAGTTTTACGAATATTGTTATGCTGTAACTGTAACTGGACTCATTATGTGGCTGAGGAATCTGACAGCAGTCTTTTGCTTCTGCAGATAGCGAAGGGCAGCCTTGACGAAGAGCTTGTTGATATGGAAAGCACAACACAAAATGTTGACAATAGTACTTCTGATGTTGACAATTTTTCTGATGTGGGTAAGGTAAAATATTCTTCTGTTGTGATTTACACATACTACAAATATATAATAATTTGGAATGTGGTAGCTCATCTGGAAGACACATGAGATAGACTGCTAAGCATCCTATTGTTTTATTTGTTAGGTTCAGATCTTTGAAGTGAAATTATAACCTTAATGTATACTCCCGAAGTCCCAATTTTGTACTTTGGTAAAGTAAAATTTCTACAATTTAGCTAGTAAGAGAGCAATCTTGCACTGTCAAAAGTAATAGGCTGTACATTTCACTATGGATACCTTTTAACCCAAGTTATGGACCTGCAACATATGGTTTTGTTAGTGTGTAGTATTACTAAATATAAATTGTCAAGGGAACAAAAATACTAATGTGCTTGTAGTTCCACTATGAAGGTCAAGGACGAGATGGCTTCATTGAAGAAAGCTTTACAGGGTGCTTTTCACGAGCGAGACAGAGCATTACAAAATTTGTCTCGGCTGAAGCAGCATTTGTTAGATAAGGTAACACTAGTCTCAATTTTTAGTTCCCACACTTGCAATTCAGCTACCTAATAAGATGGAGAGAGGATTAGGTTGTGCAGAAGCTATTCCACGTAACTTCATTTGAACAATTTAGTATGTTGCGTGCTTTATGCAAAACTCATCTGCTTAAAAGGAAATAGAATGATGTGGTAGTATCATTCTTAATAGCAAACTTGTTATTCTTCATAGGACCTTGAAGACCAAGAAAAGATGGCTGAAGATAGCAAAGTCATTGAAGAATTGCGGGTAATCTGTGAGCAGCAAAGAGCTCATATAGTGCAGTTAGAGAGGGCATTAAAGGTTGAGATGACAAAGCAGGAGGAGAGTAAGAAGACCATAAATGATGAACACTCGAGGTCAAATGAACAGATAGAAGATCTGCAATACAAGCTTGCAAACTGTATGAATGCACTTGAATCAAAAGATCAGGAACTGCTTAATCTGCAGAGTGCCCTTGGACAGTACTATGCCGAGAGTGAAGCAAAGGTGATTGGCACGTTTCAAACTATCCTTGCTTTGAAGCCTAATGTTCTATATTTGCAAGATTTCAGCTTGATTTTTGTGCACTTTTACATATGATACaggagcgacttggggatgatttAGCTATGGCTAGAGAAGCATTGGCTAAATTATCTGAGTCACTGAAGGTAACAACTGCTAATACCTCCACTTCACTTTAGCAAGCATTTCTGAACTTTGGAACATACTATTATCAGTATAGTTCAACTCATTTTCACCCAATTGATTGAATTTCTTTTGAGTGAATGCGTTTGTAGTAAAGAAAATATGCTTCTTAGTGCGTGTACTTTGATTTCTAAGCAGTGCAAGAATGTTATGCAGCCAGTTCTGAATGTCATCACTAAAGCTATTAGATTT
This genomic window contains:
- the LOC123156403 gene encoding golgin candidate 3 isoform X4, which codes for MRSSIATYRESLCRLAGEVDDATADEIPAPWPSRRGDHAPTPPSSGRRRRYTRPDPAEPDEEQLVKLREENGSLRRSMESSNYKAVSGNSNGTLQRSPSRMQRNTDQEKTSSVLKQNGYGGGASQVIQKNGPHPLPVHYKGDALVEERAYFASKQASLENEIKQLKQQLWCYSNKEDETTWRLEDENKRNEFLQQQLNELKVGREMVATTMEELHKELSEKKAELRCLQDELSTRDNECASDGSLQSLRSMVMALQKENSDLKIAKGSLDEELVDMESTTQNVDNSTSDVDNFSDVGKVKDEMASLKKALQGAFHERDRALQNLSRLKQHLLDKDLEDQEKMAEDSKVIEELRVICEQQRAHIVQLERALKVEMTKQEESKKTINDEHSRSNEQIEDLQYKLANCMNALESKDQELLNLQSALGQYYAESEAKERLGDDLAMAREALAKLSESLKVANQGIEISRREKDEVVAKLTQAEKMLADGKRSLQKLEDDNSRLRHALEQSMTTVNRMSLDSDNSVDRRIVIKLLVTYFQRNHSKEVLDLMVRMLGFSEEDKQRIGSAQSNVGKVVVRGVLGLPGRLVGGFVGGNSAGKSTHAPQDNQSFADLWVDFLLKETEEREKQKASEAAARLSQEENQTTSRIASNLQASQHIANPGLSTKPHQCDRPDSDEFRMFPLAPMYTSTQTPLK
- the LOC123156403 gene encoding golgin candidate 3 isoform X1; the encoded protein is MRSSIATYRESLCRLAGEVDDATADEIPAPWPSRRGDHAPTPPSSGRRRRYTRPDPAEPDEISKLKEDIEKIQASEAEIKALSFNYAAMLKEKEEQLVKLREENGSLRRSMESSNYKAVSGNSNGTLQRSPSRMQRNTDQEKTSSVLKQNGYGGGASQVIQKNGPHPLPVHYKGDALVEERAYFASKQASLENEIKQLKQQLWCYSNKEDETTWRLEDENKRNEFLQQQLNELKVGREMVATTMEELHKELSEKKAELRCLQDELSTRDNECASDGSLQSLRSMVMALQKENSDLKIAKGSLDEELVDMESTTQNVDNSTSDVDNFSDVGKVKDEMASLKKALQGAFHERDRALQNLSRLKQHLLDKDLEDQEKMAEDSKVIEELRVICEQQRAHIVQLERALKVEMTKQEESKKTINDEHSRSNEQIEDLQYKLANCMNALESKDQELLNLQSALGQYYAESEAKERLGDDLAMAREALAKLSESLKVANQGIEISRREKDEVVAKLTQAEKMLADGKRSLQKLEDDNSRLRHALEQSMTTVNRMSLDSDNSVDRRIVIKLLVTYFQRNHSKEVLDLMVRMLGFSEEDKQRIGSAQSNVGKVVVRGVLGLPGRLVGGFVGGNSAGKSTHAPQDNQSFADLWVDFLLKETEEREKQKASEAAARLSQEENQTTSRIASNLQASQHIANPGLSTKPHQCDRPDSDEFRMFPLAPMYTSTQTPLK
- the LOC123156403 gene encoding golgin candidate 4 isoform X3; translated protein: MRSSIATYRESLCRLAGEVDDATADEIPAPWPSRRGDHAPTPPSSGRRRRYTRPDPAEPDEISKLKEDIEKIQASEAEIKALSFNYAAMLKEKEEQLVKLREENGSLRRSMESSNYKAVSGNSNGTLQRSPSRMQRNTDQEKTSSVLKQNGYGGGASQVIQKNGPHPLPVHYKGDALVEERAYFASKQASLENEIKQLKQQLWCYSNKEDETTWRLEDENKRNEFLQQQLNELKVGREMVATTMEELHKELSEKKAELRCLQDELSTRDNECASDGSLQSLRSMVMALQKENSDLKIAKGSLDEELVDMESTTQNVDNSTSDVDNFSDVGKVKDEMASLKKALQGAFHERDRALQNLSRLKQHLLDKDLEDQEKMAEDSKVIEELRVICEQQRAHIVQLERALKVEMTKQEESKKTINDEHSRSNEQIEDLQYKLANCMNALESKDQELLNLQSALGQYYAESEAKERLGDDLAMAREALAKLSESLKVANQGIEISRREKDEVVAKLTQAEKMLADGKRSLQKLEDDNSRLRHALEQSMTTVNRMSLDSDNSVDRRIVIKLLVTYFQRNHSKEVLDLMVRMLGFSEEDKQRIGSAQSNVGKVVVRGVLGLPGRLVGGFVGGNSAGKSTHAPQDNQISGWTFYSRRQKKGRNKKLRKPLQGFHRKRTKLPVGLHQIYKRHNTLQILAFPQSHISVIAQIPMNSVCFHLRPCIHPRRRL
- the LOC123156403 gene encoding golgin candidate 4 isoform X7, which translates into the protein MRSSIATYRESLCRLAGEVDDATADEIPAPWPSRRGDHAPTPPSSGRRRRYTRPDPAEPDEISKLKEDIEKIQASEAEIKALSFNYAAMLKEKEEQLVKLREENGSLRRSMESSNYKAVSGNSNGTLQRSPSRMQRNTDQEKTSSVLKQNGYGGGASQVIQKNGPHPLPVHYKGDALVEERAYFASKQASLENEIKQLKQQLWCYSNKEDETTWRLEDENKRNEFLQQQLNELKVGREMVATTMEELHKELSEKKAELRCLQDELSTRDNECASDGSLQSLRSMVMALQKENSDLKIAKGSLDEELVDMESTTQNVDNSTSDVDNFSDVGKVKDEMASLKKALQGAFHERDRALQNLSRLKQHLLDKDLEDQEKMAEDSKVIEELRVICEQQRAHIVQLERALKVEMTKQEESKKTINDEHSRSNEQIEDLQYKLANCMNALESKDQELLNLQSALGQYYAESEAKERLGDDLAMAREALAKLSESLKVANQGIEISRREKDEVVAKLTQAEKMLADGKRSLQKLEDDNSRLRHALEQSMTTVNRMSLDSDNSVDRVWHTTYCVEAYYVYLKNIQNFAEQSCTQ
- the LOC123156403 gene encoding golgin candidate 3 isoform X5 gives rise to the protein MRSSIATYRESLCRLAGEVDDATADEIPAPWPSRRGDHAPTPPSSGRRRRYTRPDPAEPDEISKLKEDIEKIQASEAEIKALSFNYAAMLKEKEEQLVKLREENGSLRRSMESSNYKAVSGNSNGTLQRSPSRMQRNTDQEKTSSVLKQNGYGGGASQVIQKNGPHPLPVHYKGDALVEERAYFASKQASLENEIKQLKQQLWCYSNKEDETTWRLEDENKRNEFLQQQLNELKVGREMIAKGSLDEELVDMESTTQNVDNSTSDVDNFSDVGKVKDEMASLKKALQGAFHERDRALQNLSRLKQHLLDKDLEDQEKMAEDSKVIEELRVICEQQRAHIVQLERALKVEMTKQEESKKTINDEHSRSNEQIEDLQYKLANCMNALESKDQELLNLQSALGQYYAESEAKERLGDDLAMAREALAKLSESLKVANQGIEISRREKDEVVAKLTQAEKMLADGKRSLQKLEDDNSRLRHALEQSMTTVNRMSLDSDNSVDRRIVIKLLVTYFQRNHSKEVLDLMVRMLGFSEEDKQRIGSAQSNVGKVVVRGVLGLPGRLVGGFVGGNSAGKSTHAPQDNQSFADLWVDFLLKETEEREKQKASEAAARLSQEENQTTSRIASNLQASQHIANPGLSTKPHQCDRPDSDEFRMFPLAPMYTSTQTPLK
- the LOC123156403 gene encoding golgin candidate 3 isoform X2, with translation MRSSIATYRESLCRLAGEVDDATADEIPAPWPSRRGDHAPTPPSSGRRRRYTRPDPAEPDEISKLKEDIEKIQASEAEIKALSFNYAAMLKEKEEQLVKLREENGSLRRSMESSNYKAVSGNSNGTLQRSPSRMQRNTDQEKTSSVLKQNGYGGGASQVIQKNGPHPLPVHYKGDALVEERAYFASKQASLENEIKQLKQQLWCYSNKEDETTWRLEDENKRNEFLQQQLNELKVATTMEELHKELSEKKAELRCLQDELSTRDNECASDGSLQSLRSMVMALQKENSDLKIAKGSLDEELVDMESTTQNVDNSTSDVDNFSDVGKVKDEMASLKKALQGAFHERDRALQNLSRLKQHLLDKDLEDQEKMAEDSKVIEELRVICEQQRAHIVQLERALKVEMTKQEESKKTINDEHSRSNEQIEDLQYKLANCMNALESKDQELLNLQSALGQYYAESEAKERLGDDLAMAREALAKLSESLKVANQGIEISRREKDEVVAKLTQAEKMLADGKRSLQKLEDDNSRLRHALEQSMTTVNRMSLDSDNSVDRRIVIKLLVTYFQRNHSKEVLDLMVRMLGFSEEDKQRIGSAQSNVGKVVVRGVLGLPGRLVGGFVGGNSAGKSTHAPQDNQSFADLWVDFLLKETEEREKQKASEAAARLSQEENQTTSRIASNLQASQHIANPGLSTKPHQCDRPDSDEFRMFPLAPMYTSTQTPLK
- the LOC123156403 gene encoding golgin candidate 3 isoform X6, which translates into the protein MRSSIATYRESLCRLAGEVDDATADEIPAPWPSRRGDHAPTPPSSGRRRRYTRPDPAEPDEISKLKEDIEKIQASEAEIKALSFNYAAMLKEKEEQLVKLREENGSLRRSMESSNYKAVSGNSNGTLQRSPSRMQRNTDQEKTSSVLKQNGYGGGASQVIQKNGPHPLPVHYKGDALVEERAYFASKQASLENEIKQLKQQLWCYSNKEDETTWRLEDENKRNEFLQQQLNELKIAKGSLDEELVDMESTTQNVDNSTSDVDNFSDVGKVKDEMASLKKALQGAFHERDRALQNLSRLKQHLLDKDLEDQEKMAEDSKVIEELRVICEQQRAHIVQLERALKVEMTKQEESKKTINDEHSRSNEQIEDLQYKLANCMNALESKDQELLNLQSALGQYYAESEAKERLGDDLAMAREALAKLSESLKVANQGIEISRREKDEVVAKLTQAEKMLADGKRSLQKLEDDNSRLRHALEQSMTTVNRMSLDSDNSVDRRIVIKLLVTYFQRNHSKEVLDLMVRMLGFSEEDKQRIGSAQSNVGKVVVRGVLGLPGRLVGGFVGGNSAGKSTHAPQDNQSFADLWVDFLLKETEEREKQKASEAAARLSQEENQTTSRIASNLQASQHIANPGLSTKPHQCDRPDSDEFRMFPLAPMYTSTQTPLK